Proteins encoded within one genomic window of Besnoitia besnoiti strain Bb-Ger1 chromosome II, whole genome shotgun sequence:
- a CDS encoding proteasome-interacting thioredoxin domain-containing protein (encoded by transcript BESB_039380): MSMMWHSVSSLMPLIDKSKVECLNEDAQHSIRGIIEGASESAYVSSSNEDPQLLIKLGFSNPVKLSSLMIKSPPGSAEAGEVPKTVKLFTNNLAMGFSEAESEAPIQEVTLDENEVESGCTIPLRFVKFQNVSTLVIFVESNNGSDQTKISEIDVFGVPTEKMEMKEWKPVKESERLAPNDT, translated from the exons ATGAGCATGA TGTGGCATTCTGTTTCCAGCTTGATGCCCCTCATCGATAAATCCAAAGTGGAATGCCTGAACGAAGATGCACAGCACTCCATTCGCGGCATCATCGAAGGAGCTTCAGAGTCGGCATACGTGAGCTCATCGAATGAGGACCCTCAGTTACTTATCAAG CTCGGTTTTTCTAACCCCGTAAAGCTTTCTTCCCTAATGATAAAGTCTCCGCCAGGGAGCGCTGAAGCCGGAGAGGTGCCAAAAACTGTCAAACTCTTCACTAACAACCTTGCGATGGGGTTTTCGGAAGCTG AATCTGAAGCTCCAATTCAAGAAGTG ACACTCGATGAGAACGAAGTTGAAAGTGGATGCACCATCCCCCTTCGGTTCGTCAAGTTCCAAAATGTCTCCACTCTTGTCATTTTTGTCG AAAGTAATAACGGTTCCGATCAGACAAAAATTTCTGAGATTGACGTCTTCGGAGTTCCTACGGAAAAAATGGAA ATGAAAGAATGGAAACCCGTGAAAGAAAGTGAAAGGCTCGCTCCAAATGACACCTGA
- a CDS encoding putative peptidase S15 (encoded by transcript BESB_039390): MGFSSSSWSWAGLGCGLLALAVLFPPDPGLRFKPPPFKASTESDGYTVWRRTSDGDAYGRRTVYVESGGEMLHCWLYLPASSIAKAPIYVVAHGFGAVKAVADVRFAEKIQEGGMAVITFDYRTWGYSGGAPRHIVDPDMQLEDFRAVLKHIVDTDGFQGLVDPLDIHIFGTSYAGGHVLVLASQLAQERDSPLFRSLRTVSSVVPLIDGKAQMKKALQQRSFFRTLRYVAAILADLLRQAAGGQLQPIYVQIAGSRGATSLSAMELQGDELKIWSARSTVEIETGTWSNELAARSLFNTSRYRPINHLAHIRTPTLLVEAEFDDTCIPKLTADALEAINSRGRAASSKRPSSDAPQEAGSLAQLYRMPINHFDVYLSPHLENLIGTSMTFAKRHSVHHRGSTTGESVGRGSAAA, from the exons ATGGGTTTTTCGTCCTCGAGTTGGTCGTGGGCAGGCCTGGGCTGCGGCCTGCTGGCTCTGGCCGTATTGTTCCCTCCCGATCCAGGCCTTCGCTTCAAGCCGCCTCCTTTCAAGGCCTCGACAGAATCGGATGGATATACTGTGTGG CGCAGGACCTCGGATGGGGATGCCTACGGTCGCCGGACAGTGTATGTAGAGAGTGGCGGCGAGATGCTTCACTGCTGGCTGTATCTCCCTGCCAGTTCCATCGCGAAGGCCCCAATCTACGTTGTCGCTCACGGCTTCGGAGCAGTTAAG GCCGTCGCGGACGTCCGCTTCGCAGAGAAGATTCAAGAAGGCGGAATGGCCGTCATCACTTTTGACTACAGGACATGGGGCTATTCGGGAGGGGCCCCGCGACACATCGTCGATCCAGACATGCAGCTGGAGGACTTCCGTGCAGTCCTTAAACATATTGTTGATACTGACGGGTTCCAGGGACTCGTTGACCCTCTGGACATCCACATTTTTGGGACGTCGTACGCAGGCGGGCACGTGCTGGTCCTGGCCTCTCAGCTCGCTCAAGAGCGCGATTCCCCGCTATTCCGCAGCCTGCGCACGGTTTCATCAGTCGTTCCGCTTATTGATGGGAAGGCGCAGATGAAGAAGGCACTTCAG CAAAGGTCTTTCTTTCGGACGCTGCGCTATGTGGCGGCGATTCTCGCAGACTTGCTGCGacaggcggcaggcggccaGCTGCAGCCCATTTACGTGCAAATCGCCGGATCTCGCGGTGCAACCAGCCTTTCCGCGATGGAGCTCCAAGGCGATGAGTTGAAGATTTGGTCGGCGCGATCCACGGTCGAGATCGAAACGGGCACGTGGTCCAATGAACTAGCGGCAAGGTCCCTCTTCAACACATCTCGATATCGCCCGATTA ATCATCTGGCCCATATTCGGACCCCGACCTTACTTGTTGAAGCGGAATTCGACGACACATGCATCCCCAAACTGACAGCGGACGCGCTGGAGGCTATCAACTCGCGTGGCAGGGCAGCTTCCTCGAAACGCCCCTCGAGTGATGCACCCCAAGAGGCCGGCTCCCTGGCTCAGCTGTATCGCATGCCCATAAACCACTTTGACGTCTACCTGTCACCGCACCTTGAGAATCTGATAGGCACCTCGATGACGTTCGCGAAACGGCATAGTGTGCATCATAGAGGTTCAACGACAGGGGAATCCGTCGGACGaggctctgcagctgcataG